Proteins co-encoded in one Cataglyphis hispanica isolate Lineage 1 chromosome 4, ULB_Chis1_1.0, whole genome shotgun sequence genomic window:
- the LOC126849259 gene encoding uncharacterized protein LOC126849259, with translation MGRQREMVPYLLLNLLLVLVSLISLTNAGGHGGDHKHVIIHVPYQIKTIKHTHTITKHIHHGGGGEDKYEVLGYTVGHPNELGGHGGGGGGGGGFGDGGHDFGGGHESSGGGGGGFGGHDFGEGHFGGSIGGDLGGGGGHGFGGGGGGGFGGGGHEGWSSR, from the exons ATGGGAAGACAACGCGAGATGGTACCGTACCTCTTG ttGAATCTTCTCCTAGTTCTCGTTTCACTAATTAGCTTGACCAATGCCGGCGGACACGGTGGCGATCA TAAGCACGTGATAATTCACGTGCCATACCAAATCAAGACCATCAAGCACACGCACACAATAACGAAACACATACACCACGGCGGTGGCGGCGAAGACAAGTACGAAGTACTCGGATATACTGTGGGTCATCCGAATGAGCTCGGAGGGCACGgaggcggtggcggcggcggcggtggtttCGGGGATGGTGGCCACGATTTCGGCGGAGGTCACGAAAGCAGCGGCGGGGGCGGTGGCGGTTTCGGTGGTCACGATTTTGGCGAGGGACACTTCGGCGGTAGTATCGGAGGAGATTTAGGAGGTGGCGGTGGTCACGGTTTCGGAGGTGGTGGCGGCGGTGGATTCGGAGGCGGAGGTCATGAAGGCTGGTCGAGTCGTTAG